A section of the Streptomyces sp. SLBN-118 genome encodes:
- a CDS encoding DUF2637 domain-containing protein, which translates to MTRSIRPDAVLVQAVIAGALSFAHLHDIAAAAGQDGWKAWAYPISVDLLLVAAWRRLRILRSTGGPIRAAWTWFAVALAASLGANVATAGLLELTNVPAWLRILVAGWPALAFLGGTLLVHTPADRETEHDPVEPVSVPASSAPEPDPAPEEIAAPDQPPAALPAAPAVNVPDALLSYARKVAAEHHTRTGAPIDIDTLRTRLGVPIPMADAIAAQLT; encoded by the coding sequence GTGACCCGCTCGATCCGCCCCGATGCCGTGCTGGTGCAAGCCGTGATCGCCGGTGCGCTGTCCTTCGCCCACCTGCACGACATCGCCGCCGCTGCCGGACAGGATGGCTGGAAGGCCTGGGCCTACCCGATCTCCGTGGATCTGTTGCTCGTCGCTGCCTGGCGGCGGCTACGCATCCTCCGCAGTACGGGAGGGCCGATCCGTGCCGCGTGGACGTGGTTCGCCGTCGCACTCGCTGCCTCGCTCGGGGCGAACGTCGCCACCGCCGGACTGCTCGAGCTGACGAACGTCCCCGCCTGGCTGCGGATCCTGGTCGCCGGATGGCCTGCGCTGGCTTTTCTCGGCGGCACCCTCCTCGTCCACACACCCGCTGACCGCGAAACCGAGCACGACCCGGTGGAACCGGTGAGTGTGCCGGCCTCTTCCGCCCCCGAGCCGGACCCGGCCCCGGAAGAGATCGCCGCCCCGGATCAGCCCCCGGCGGCACTTCCCGCGGCTCCGGCCGTGAACGTCCCGGACGCGCTGCTCTCCTACGCGCGCAAGGTCGCCGCCGAACACCACACGCGCACCGGGGCCCCGATCGACATCGACACCCTGCGCACCCGCCTGGGCGTCCCGATCCCGATGGCCGACGCCATCGCCGCCCAACTCACCTGA
- a CDS encoding GntR family transcriptional regulator, with translation MGTAVGGGTNGPRYVQIADEIVKQIRAGVLKPGDMVPSESELVERYGVSGGTIRKAMVEVRASGLVDTRHGKGSIVKDRPPVRLRSSDRFRASHRRSGKAAYLAESAQSGATAKVSVLYIGPMEAPEDIADRLGVEAGTQVLARRRLYFRNGTPVETATSYLPWDVVKDIPELFAENPGPGGIYARLEGDGYVFAEFVETLQARPATKAESSELALSAGAPVVHLIREAVTEEGRVVEVCDTLMAADQFVFSYRIPAAD, from the coding sequence GAGGTGGCACGAACGGACCTCGATACGTGCAGATCGCCGACGAGATCGTCAAGCAGATCCGGGCCGGTGTCCTGAAGCCTGGTGACATGGTGCCGAGCGAGTCCGAGCTTGTCGAGCGCTACGGCGTCTCCGGCGGCACGATTCGCAAGGCGATGGTGGAGGTCCGCGCCAGCGGCCTGGTGGACACGCGCCACGGCAAGGGCTCCATCGTGAAGGACCGGCCGCCCGTGCGGCTGCGCTCCTCGGACCGCTTCCGGGCTTCGCATCGCCGGAGTGGCAAGGCCGCGTATCTCGCAGAGTCCGCGCAGTCCGGTGCCACTGCGAAGGTGAGCGTCCTCTACATCGGCCCGATGGAGGCCCCTGAGGACATCGCCGATCGGCTCGGTGTTGAGGCCGGCACCCAAGTGCTCGCCCGTCGGCGGCTCTATTTCCGCAACGGGACCCCGGTCGAGACCGCTACGTCGTACCTCCCGTGGGACGTGGTCAAGGACATCCCCGAACTGTTCGCCGAGAACCCCGGCCCCGGTGGCATCTATGCCCGGCTGGAGGGGGACGGCTACGTCTTCGCCGAGTTCGTTGAGACGCTTCAAGCGCGTCCGGCCACCAAGGCCGAGTCCTCCGAACTCGCCCTGAGCGCCGGTGCACCCGTCGTCCACCTCATCCGCGAGGCGGTGACCGAAGAGGGTCGAGTGGTCGAGGTCTGCGACACCCTCATGGCCGCTGACCAGTTCGTTTTCAGCTACCGCATCCCCGCTGCAGACTGA
- a CDS encoding SpdD protein — protein MFKPKYPTPDTYKPSLEASTPTAPLVQHTSPAPAPAPTAPGNGLAALVQRSPGTAVLVVAGGIGGTLALAAVAVSLLLAVAVTAIALATSGVVLLFLVRTVRDELHR, from the coding sequence GTGTTCAAGCCCAAGTACCCGACCCCGGACACCTACAAGCCCAGCCTCGAGGCAAGTACCCCGACTGCGCCGCTGGTCCAGCACACCAGCCCTGCCCCGGCACCCGCGCCGACCGCTCCCGGTAACGGGCTCGCCGCACTCGTCCAGCGCTCACCCGGTACCGCCGTGCTCGTGGTCGCCGGGGGCATCGGCGGAACTCTCGCCCTGGCCGCCGTCGCCGTCTCGCTGCTGCTCGCGGTCGCCGTCACCGCCATCGCCCTGGCCACCAGCGGCGTGGTCCTGCTCTTCCTCGTCCGCACCGTTCGCGACGAGCTGCATCGCTGA
- a CDS encoding FtsK/SpoIIIE domain-containing protein, whose product MTGGQLTTLIGLVLVAVGLGLLRWRLPAWYWLGFGWLVMLARIVVTFRSVMEACGLTEQPSRWRIWVAAVRNRQPSRMVPKVRRVRITRSGLVLRLKMQPGQEVQDFDAATERLRHSWRAHGVHVKALKPGFLEVRLIGHDVLREVVMPRKIPTELLRVPVALRADGRLHVRDFRTSAHELVIGATESGKSVYLRGLFKGLAPQRVALVGIDCKWGVELAPFARRLSALACTPDEASELLDALVEEMTSRYELIRSAQHLDPASPLESITSDIWGLPEDIRPVPLVLFVDEVAELFLISSKADEKRRDHMVTQLIRLAQLGRAAGLYLEVCGQRFGSELGTGATALRAQLSGRVAHRVNDEASAKMALADISIRAVGAATSIAATRPGTAVVGLLTGGWARIRSPFISLDDAVAACVEHEALTPDIPALAAFRPHRAAVHVEAFELAADAF is encoded by the coding sequence ATGACTGGGGGACAGCTCACCACGCTGATCGGCTTAGTGCTGGTCGCCGTCGGGCTGGGGCTGCTGCGCTGGCGGCTTCCGGCTTGGTACTGGCTCGGCTTCGGCTGGCTGGTCATGCTGGCCCGGATCGTGGTCACGTTCCGGTCGGTGATGGAGGCGTGCGGGCTGACTGAGCAGCCCTCGCGCTGGCGGATCTGGGTGGCTGCGGTACGGAACCGGCAGCCGTCTCGGATGGTGCCCAAGGTGCGCCGGGTGCGGATCACCCGCTCCGGGCTGGTGCTGCGGCTCAAGATGCAGCCCGGTCAGGAAGTTCAGGACTTCGATGCGGCAACCGAGCGGCTGCGGCACTCGTGGCGGGCGCACGGTGTGCACGTGAAGGCGCTGAAGCCCGGCTTCCTGGAAGTGCGGCTGATCGGCCACGACGTGCTGCGCGAGGTCGTCATGCCCCGCAAGATCCCGACTGAGCTGCTGCGGGTGCCGGTTGCACTGCGGGCCGATGGCAGACTCCATGTGCGGGACTTCCGCACCAGCGCTCACGAGCTGGTGATCGGCGCGACCGAGTCGGGCAAGTCCGTGTACCTGCGGGGCCTGTTTAAGGGGTTGGCTCCTCAGCGGGTCGCGCTGGTCGGGATCGACTGCAAGTGGGGTGTGGAGCTGGCGCCGTTCGCCCGTCGCCTGTCCGCTCTTGCCTGTACGCCGGATGAGGCGTCCGAACTGCTCGACGCCCTGGTCGAGGAGATGACCAGCCGGTACGAACTGATCCGCTCCGCACAGCACTTGGACCCGGCAAGCCCGCTGGAGTCGATCACCTCGGACATCTGGGGCCTGCCCGAGGACATCCGCCCCGTGCCCCTGGTGCTCTTCGTCGACGAGGTCGCCGAACTCTTCCTGATCTCCAGCAAGGCCGACGAGAAACGCCGGGACCACATGGTCACCCAGCTCATCCGGCTAGCTCAGCTCGGCCGCGCCGCCGGTCTTTATCTCGAAGTCTGCGGGCAGCGCTTCGGCTCCGAACTCGGCACCGGCGCCACTGCTCTGCGGGCTCAGCTCAGCGGCCGCGTGGCTCACCGCGTCAATGACGAAGCCTCCGCCAAGATGGCGCTCGCGGATATCAGCATCCGCGCCGTAGGCGCCGCTACCTCGATCGCAGCCACCCGCCCCGGTACCGCTGTAGTTGGTCTGCTCACCGGCGGATGGGCCCGTATCCGATCCCCGTTCATCTCGCTGGATGACGCCGTCGCGGCCTGTGTCGAACACGAAGCGCTGACGCCGGACATCCCGGCTCTGGCTGCCTTCCGCCCGCACCGCGCCGCGGTGCATGTCGAGGCCTTCGAGCTGGCAGCCGACGCCTTCTGA
- a CDS encoding mobile element transfer protein — protein MMARYRFRDVRRIGPVEVGSYINRHGREAHAAACTAPGCDWSGDYHSRPAAELAASAHRCNPR, from the coding sequence GTGATGGCCCGCTACCGCTTCCGCGATGTGCGCCGGATCGGCCCGGTCGAGGTCGGCAGCTACATCAACCGCCACGGCCGCGAAGCCCACGCCGCCGCCTGCACCGCCCCCGGCTGCGACTGGTCCGGCGATTACCACTCCCGCCCGGCCGCCGAACTCGCCGCATCTGCCCATCGCTGCAACCCCCGCTGA